Genomic DNA from Bacillota bacterium:
TGGGTAAAGGCTGCAACCGAACCATTGCGGGCGGGTTCTTCACGCTGAAGTTGCGGAGGATGATACCCTCCTGCGTGCCGTAGTCCACGATCAGTAACTGCTCCATGCTCTCCCCGCCGACCTGTATGGTCAGCTTATCGCCCTCGACGCGGTAGGGACGCCAGCTGACCTCGACTTCTTCCTCGGGCACAGGGCTGAGGTTCATCCAGATGTTCTTGGGTACCTCGTTGCGCGATGTGCGCACCCGTAGTTGAACCTCTTGTGTGCGCTGCACCCGCGTGAGTGCCACTTGCAGCACCACCGGCTGCGGGGCGGTCATCTTACCCTGCTGTATAGTTACCTTCGGTAGGCTGCGTGGCATGTAGTAACCATCGCCCGAAGCAAAACCAGATGCTTGGAACTGGTATTCGCCATCGGGAAGCGCAATCGTCAAACTGCCTTTGCTGTCGGTGAAATAGGGAAATCGCACACCGACAGCGCGCCTCCCCTCGGGATTGATAGTTACTCCGCAGAAAGGCACGGGTTTATTCTTGTCGTCGCGCACCTCTATCGTTATCACCGGCTCTGTGTATACTTTGATCACGCCGAGGTCGGTGGTGGTGCCGGGCTTGAGGTTGGTTACCTCTACCGGCATAAAGAAACCGGGCGGAACCAGAGTGGGGGAAGACAGCGAGGCGCCGGGCATCAGTGCGAACGAGTCTGTGCCCACGTCCGCAGTGATGCGCCCGTCCTCGTCGGTCGTGACGTGTGTCCATGGCTCCACCAGCACCGGGTAATGTTTGCATGGTTCGCCGTTGTGGGCGTAAACCAGGCGGGCGGTTATTCGGGCACCCGGCTTGAGGGTAATCGCCAAACCTTCTTTGGTCAGCTTTTCCAAATTCGTGCTGCGGATATCCAGCGACGGGGCGTAACCCGAAGCAGAACACAGGATACCAACGCCGGACGTTTTCGGGTGCATCGGTAACTGGAAGCTGCCATCCGCGTTGATGGTGGCAACAAAGGGCGGCACAGGCGGCGGGAGCAGTACCTCGTTGTCACCTTGGAGCACTACGTAATTTAACCGCACCCGTGCTCCCTCGACAGGTCGACCTTCGGCGTTCACCACCTTGCCGTCGAACTGTTTGAGCGGTTGCAGGCGAAGGGTAAATGAAGGTCTCGACCCCATGCGGATGGTACTGCAACCCAACGTGGGGTGGAATGCCACCACTGCCGAGAGGGTAGAGGGCGGCACGACACCCACGAAGCGATAGCGTCCTCTTTCATCGGTAGTGGTGTGCGCAAAGCTTTGCTCTGGCAGACCCAACCATGCCACCACGATGTTCGGGTAATAGTATACCTGTGCGCCAGCGACCGGGTTGTTCTCGGCATCCACGACGCGCCCGCTGATGACTGTTGCGCTTTGCGCATGAGCCACACTCCACCAGCACCACAACGCCAGCGTCACGGCAAAGACCCTTTTCATGTTGCTACCTCCTTCCCCAAGAGGTGAGGACAGCGAGATGTTGCACTGCGTACTAATTCAATTCTACTTGTCGATGCATGTGTCCTGCTTACTTTTTCTATCGAGGTGGACACAAAACGGATGCCCGTGTTTCATGGCTGGGGTGCAACCAGGGTAATTTTCCAAAAAAGTTTGCAACTGCCCCGTGAAAATGCTTGACAAGACGAATTGAGGGGTGTATACTGGAAGCAAGGTGGGAGCACAGCTCGCACCAGCATGGTTGCTCAACCGTCCATGATGATGAAAGGAGGATGGAGTATGCACCGAATCGCAATCCGGTTGGGGCTTTTTGCTGTGTTGCTTGCGGCAATAGCCCTGCCCTCCAGCGCCACGGTGTGGGTGTTGACAGCGAACCTCACGGGTAGCCAGGTGGTTCCGCCCACCAGTAGCACCGCCTTCGGGCAGGCTATCATGAGCTACGATGATGTGTCGAAGCTGTTCAGCCTGGCGGTCTATGAGGTCGGACTCACCCAGAGCGAGATTCTCTCTGCAAAGATTTACGTGGGCGCGCCGGGCACGAACGGCCCCGCCATCTATGACCTCGATGGCGGTGCGTCATGGTCTGGAAGCGGTATTGTTTACTCGCGCTTTATTGTAGGCGGGCTATTCCCAGCCGCGAATGAGACTGACCTTCTAGCGGGTAATACCTACATCCAGATCACCACGCCAGGCGGAGTCAAGGACATTCGGGGTCAGTTGATACCGGTGCCTGAACCTGTGACGCTGGTTGGTCTGTCCACAGGTCTGGGACTGCTATTGCTGCGACGGAAAAGA
This window encodes:
- a CDS encoding carboxypeptidase-like regulatory domain-containing protein → MKRVFAVTLALWCWWSVAHAQSATVISGRVVDAENNPVAGAQVYYYPNIVVAWLGLPEQSFAHTTTDERGRYRFVGVVPPSTLSAVVAFHPTLGCSTIRMGSRPSFTLRLQPLKQFDGKVVNAEGRPVEGARVRLNYVVLQGDNEVLLPPPVPPFVATINADGSFQLPMHPKTSGVGILCSASGYAPSLDIRSTNLEKLTKEGLAITLKPGARITARLVYAHNGEPCKHYPVLVEPWTHVTTDEDGRITADVGTDSFALMPGASLSSPTLVPPGFFMPVEVTNLKPGTTTDLGVIKVYTEPVITIEVRDDKNKPVPFCGVTINPEGRRAVGVRFPYFTDSKGSLTIALPDGEYQFQASGFASGDGYYMPRSLPKVTIQQGKMTAPQPVVLQVALTRVQRTQEVQLRVRTSRNEVPKNIWMNLSPVPEEEVEVSWRPYRVEGDKLTIQVGGESMEQLLIVDYGTQEGIILRNFSVKNPPAMVRLQPLPKVRGRVRDEAGKPVAGAKVSLIVGQEPQYQLSDGSTQRVWMEYPTPLSSSTDRAGGFVIAIVPESRCWAVVTAKGYEPAATILSKGQTATIRLKKVNGEYAGVLVDDYGEPIAKANLLLQYEFPNSRTAQNYRQRRVPSRAIPLGSVTTDDSGRFSLKGMPASLLLTPRLQNLPLTPIRVKPSTDIVLTFGARRLPWDRGGEAPPKPNVEKLLRRVEWLQPVQWEGKNTLLVFTAPYLAQNHWLLETVRSQMREGWQVAIVLDTASRQEAERYRSREQLDVPVGFWKRSPQQPAAPALPLILPAMPYVVHIGADGQPARQGISMEELPKVVGMLQ
- a CDS encoding CHRD domain-containing protein, producing MHRIAIRLGLFAVLLAAIALPSSATVWVLTANLTGSQVVPPTSSTAFGQAIMSYDDVSKLFSLAVYEVGLTQSEILSAKIYVGAPGTNGPAIYDLDGGASWSGSGIVYSRFIVGGLFPAANETDLLAGNTYIQITTPGGVKDIRGQLIPVPEPVTLVGLSTGLGLLLLRRKRA